One Brachyspira suanatina DNA segment encodes these proteins:
- a CDS encoding NAD(P)H-dependent glycerol-3-phosphate dehydrogenase, whose protein sequence is MINVGIIGAGGWGLALANIFSEKHNVKVWVHSESSYKLLSTSYRNDNYLENIQLNKSIKFTTDVGEAVNDSEIVIIVTPSFAFADACINIEPYISNDQILVSATKGLDRKTGKTMSEVARSIISGDLSILTLSGPSHAEETAKGVPTAVVVGGEKGVSEYVRDTLTVPPKLRIYNSTDQKGVEIGGALKNIIAIAGGIVDGLKLGDNTKAALITRGLHEIVRFALSKGARIDTMYGLSGIGDLIVTCSSGLSRNNRLGRELAKGKKYQDVIAENHGQVAEGVYATTAAYEYAQKNNIYMPITEAIYNILFNDANIQDTLTELMSKDAKSEGFF, encoded by the coding sequence ATGATAAATGTTGGAATCATAGGTGCCGGCGGATGGGGACTTGCACTTGCTAATATATTTTCAGAAAAGCATAATGTTAAAGTATGGGTGCATAGTGAGAGCAGTTACAAATTATTAAGCACTTCATATAGAAATGATAATTATTTAGAAAATATACAATTAAATAAGAGTATAAAATTTACAACAGATGTAGGAGAAGCTGTAAATGACAGTGAAATCGTTATAATAGTAACTCCTTCATTTGCTTTTGCTGATGCTTGTATAAATATAGAGCCTTATATAAGTAATGATCAAATATTAGTATCTGCAACTAAGGGGCTTGATAGAAAAACAGGAAAAACTATGAGTGAGGTTGCAAGAAGCATAATATCAGGAGATTTATCAATATTAACTCTTTCAGGACCTTCACATGCTGAAGAAACAGCTAAGGGGGTACCTACTGCAGTAGTTGTAGGAGGGGAGAAAGGTGTTTCTGAATATGTAAGAGATACATTGACAGTACCTCCTAAATTAAGAATTTATAACTCTACAGATCAGAAAGGAGTAGAAATAGGCGGGGCTTTAAAAAATATTATAGCTATTGCAGGCGGTATAGTAGATGGGCTTAAACTCGGTGATAATACAAAAGCGGCTCTTATAACAAGAGGTTTGCATGAGATAGTAAGATTTGCATTGAGTAAAGGTGCTAGAATAGATACTATGTACGGACTTTCTGGAATAGGCGATTTAATAGTAACATGTTCAAGCGGACTTAGTAGGAACAATAGATTAGGACGAGAACTTGCTAAAGGTAAAAAATATCAAGATGTAATAGCTGAAAATCATGGTCAGGTTGCCGAAGGAGTATATGCTACTACTGCAGCTTATGAGTATGCTCAGAAAAACAATATTTATATGCCTATAACTGAAGCAATATACAATATACTTTTTAATGATGCGAATATACAAGATACACTAACAGAACTTATGAGCAAAGATGCTAAAAGTGAAGGATTTTTTTAA
- a CDS encoding TetR/AcrR family transcriptional regulator: MKNDKKDLRILKTEKLLKESLLELLKTNSLKDISVTEICDNAMINRVTFYDHFNNKEELLNSIIEDIKQDIIKELKKDNSIYDFKKNYRKILEKVLNYFDDNKQYFNVSLIDHNNTILFVSSLHKIFIDYLGETMKEDNIENTKITSQFFSGALVSVIFCWVKDNNKINKGDLLNNICILLEKSFK, from the coding sequence ATGAAAAATGATAAAAAAGATTTAAGAATATTAAAAACTGAAAAATTATTAAAAGAATCCTTGCTTGAACTTTTAAAAACTAATTCATTAAAAGATATAAGTGTAACAGAAATATGCGATAATGCTATGATAAATAGAGTTACATTTTATGATCATTTCAATAATAAAGAAGAATTACTAAATTCTATTATAGAAGATATTAAACAAGATATTATAAAAGAATTAAAGAAAGATAATTCAATATATGATTTCAAAAAAAATTATAGAAAAATATTAGAAAAAGTTCTTAATTACTTCGATGATAATAAACAATATTTCAATGTATCATTAATAGATCATAATAATACCATTTTATTTGTTTCATCATTACATAAAATATTTATAGACTATTTAGGTGAAACTATGAAAGAAGATAATATTGAAAATACAAAAATAACTTCTCAATTTTTTTCCGGTGCTTTAGTTTCCGTTATATTCTGCTGGGTTAAGGATAATAATAAGATAAATAAAGGAGATTTACTAAATAATATATGCATTTTACTTGAAAAATCATTTAAATAA
- a CDS encoding DUF1385 domain-containing protein, which translates to MSKKLDENRIKEGVGGQAVIEGIMLRNKSHYVVAVRKPDKEIDFIKAAIPENKNNLSKMPFIRGVVNFVDMMKLGYKTLVFSANTAGIEEENNKKDSKPKSEKSENLAMTLSMLVSLGFAVGLFIALPYFITTLIGIDEKSNFVVFNLVRGCIKLSIFVLYLLIISFFKDIKRVFEYHGAEHMVVNAYEHGLDPDTGNIRDYTTIHPRCGTTFMFLVLTVSILLYMFTSYFVYTYIYASYTPPKIVGNLTVLGINIILLPIVSGISYEILKLGFKFYNFPLMRLAILPGLALQKITTRRPQDDEIEVALFALSKLLDTSIEQRTEEEVQADMKKVLENNNDNIKDNATEEKLCV; encoded by the coding sequence TTGAGTAAAAAATTAGATGAAAATAGAATCAAAGAAGGAGTAGGCGGTCAGGCTGTTATAGAAGGTATAATGCTTAGAAATAAAAGTCATTATGTTGTAGCTGTTAGAAAGCCTGATAAGGAAATAGATTTTATTAAAGCGGCTATTCCTGAAAATAAAAACAATTTAAGTAAAATGCCTTTTATTAGAGGTGTTGTAAATTTTGTAGATATGATGAAATTGGGTTATAAAACTTTGGTATTTTCTGCTAATACTGCAGGTATCGAAGAAGAAAATAATAAAAAAGATAGTAAGCCTAAATCAGAAAAAAGCGAAAATCTAGCTATGACTTTAAGTATGTTGGTGTCCTTAGGATTTGCTGTAGGGCTTTTTATTGCTTTACCTTATTTTATAACTACGCTTATTGGAATAGATGAGAAAAGTAATTTTGTTGTATTTAATTTAGTAAGAGGATGTATAAAATTATCTATATTTGTTTTATATCTTCTTATAATATCGTTTTTTAAAGATATAAAAAGAGTATTTGAATATCATGGAGCAGAGCATATGGTTGTTAATGCTTATGAACATGGGCTAGATCCTGATACAGGAAACATAAGAGATTATACAACTATACATCCTAGATGCGGTACTACATTTATGTTTTTAGTATTGACTGTATCTATATTATTATATATGTTTACAAGCTATTTTGTATATACTTATATATATGCTTCATATACTCCGCCTAAAATAGTTGGAAATTTAACTGTGTTAGGTATAAATATAATTTTACTTCCTATAGTTTCAGGTATATCATATGAAATATTAAAATTAGGATTTAAGTTTTATAATTTCCCTCTTATGAGACTTGCAATACTTCCTGGTTTGGCTCTTCAAAAAATTACTACTAGAAGACCTCAAGATGATGAGATAGAAGTAGCATTATTTGCTTTAAGTAAGTTATTAGATACTTCAATAGAGCAAAGAACAGAAGAAGAAGTTCAGGCTGATATGAAAAAAGTTTTAGAAAATAATAATGATAATATAAAGGATAATGCAACAGAAGAAAAATTATGCGTATAA
- a CDS encoding PadR family transcriptional regulator: MNYDDIVSNLMQELRRGTLIIVVLSQLKKEEYGYNLITKLKENGITVEANTLYPLLRRLENQGLLKSEWNTKEDKPRKYYSITKDGKEVLKKAVHHWKEFSSNVNKIIDEQFF, from the coding sequence TTGAACTATGATGATATAGTATCAAATTTGATGCAGGAACTAAGACGCGGAACATTGATAATAGTTGTACTTAGTCAATTAAAAAAAGAAGAATACGGATACAATTTGATAACGAAATTAAAAGAAAATGGCATCACTGTTGAAGCTAATACTTTATATCCTCTTTTAAGAAGATTAGAAAATCAAGGGCTTTTAAAAAGCGAATGGAATACCAAAGAAGATAAGCCAAGAAAATATTATTCCATAACAAAAGACGGAAAAGAAGTTTTAAAGAAAGCTGTTCATCATTGGAAAGAATTTTCATCTAATGTGAATAAAATAATAGATGAACAATTTTTTTAA
- the treC gene encoding alpha,alpha-phosphotrehalase, whose translation MNFKNKVVYQIYPKSFMDSNNDGFGDIKGIISKLDYLQNLGVDIIWSTPFFVSPQKDNGYDVADYYNVDPSYGTMEDVEELIKEAKKRNIDIMFDMVFNHTSTEHEWFKKAMNGEEKYKNYYIFKKGRVVNGKKEPPTNWVSKFGGNAWQYVEKFDEYYLHLFDVSQADLNWDNEEVRKEIFNIVNFWIKKGVYGFRFDVINLISKPEVFEDDFEGDGRRFYTDGHNIHKYLKELNKNTFGKYDNAITVGEMSSTSIENCIKYSGEKENELSMVFSFHHLKVDYKNNDKWQLMDFDFKELKNILFSWQEGMQDNNAWSALFWCNHDQPRIVSRFGDDKKYHKESSKMLATVMHCLRGTPYIYQGEEIGMTNAYFNNINQYKDVESINYFNILKNNGIEEKEIYKILQSRSRDNSRTPMQWNDKENAGFSNAKPWIEVIDNYKDINAENNINDENSIFNHYKKLIKLRKDYKVISEGKTIPILKDDKNVFAFIREYNNEKLLVINNFYGNECTIDLSNIDFDIKKSKYLLSNYDEAVLDNTLKLRPYESIVLYNN comes from the coding sequence ATGAATTTTAAAAATAAAGTTGTTTATCAAATATATCCAAAATCTTTTATGGACAGCAACAATGATGGATTTGGAGATATAAAAGGAATAATATCAAAATTAGACTATTTACAAAATTTAGGTGTAGATATTATTTGGAGTACTCCTTTCTTTGTTTCTCCTCAAAAAGATAATGGATACGATGTTGCTGATTATTATAATGTTGATCCTTCTTATGGAACTATGGAAGATGTTGAAGAACTTATAAAAGAAGCTAAAAAAAGAAATATAGATATAATGTTTGATATGGTATTCAATCATACTTCCACAGAGCATGAATGGTTTAAGAAGGCTATGAATGGAGAAGAAAAATATAAAAATTATTATATATTCAAAAAGGGCAGAGTAGTTAACGGAAAAAAAGAACCTCCTACAAATTGGGTATCTAAATTCGGAGGCAATGCTTGGCAGTATGTAGAAAAATTTGATGAGTATTATTTGCATTTATTCGATGTTAGTCAGGCTGATTTGAATTGGGATAATGAAGAAGTAAGAAAAGAAATTTTTAATATAGTTAACTTCTGGATAAAAAAAGGAGTTTATGGATTCAGATTTGATGTTATAAACCTTATATCAAAGCCTGAAGTTTTTGAAGATGATTTTGAAGGAGATGGAAGACGTTTCTATACTGACGGACACAATATACATAAATATTTAAAAGAGTTAAATAAAAATACTTTTGGAAAATATGATAATGCTATCACAGTAGGTGAAATGTCATCAACAAGCATAGAAAACTGCATTAAATATTCAGGTGAAAAAGAAAATGAACTTAGTATGGTATTTAGCTTTCATCATTTGAAAGTTGATTATAAAAATAATGATAAATGGCAGTTAATGGATTTTGATTTTAAAGAGTTGAAAAATATTTTATTCTCTTGGCAGGAAGGAATGCAGGATAATAATGCATGGTCAGCTTTATTTTGGTGCAATCATGATCAGCCTAGAATAGTATCAAGATTCGGAGATGATAAAAAATATCATAAAGAATCTTCTAAAATGCTTGCTACTGTTATGCATTGTTTGAGAGGTACTCCTTATATTTATCAAGGCGAAGAAATAGGTATGACTAATGCTTATTTTAATAATATTAATCAGTACAAAGATGTTGAGTCAATAAACTATTTCAATATACTTAAAAATAATGGCATAGAAGAAAAAGAAATATATAAAATACTTCAAAGTAGATCAAGAGATAATTCAAGAACTCCTATGCAATGGAATGACAAAGAGAATGCAGGATTTTCAAATGCTAAGCCTTGGATAGAAGTTATTGATAATTATAAAGATATTAATGCTGAAAATAATATTAATGATGAAAACTCTATATTTAATCATTATAAAAAATTAATAAAATTAAGAAAAGATTATAAAGTTATTTCAGAAGGTAAAACTATACCTATACTAAAAGATGATAAAAATGTATTTGCCTTCATAAGAGAATATAATAATGAAAAACTTTTAGTAATAAATAATTTTTATGGTAATGAGTGCACTATAGATTTAAGCAATATTGATTTCGACATAAAAAAATCGAAATACCTTCTTTCAAATTATGATGAGGCAGTACTTGATAATACATTAAAGTTAAGACCTTATGAATCTATAGTACTATATAATAATTAA